In bacterium, one genomic interval encodes:
- the zapB gene encoding cell division protein ZapB, producing the protein MADKLEQLTIKFEKLLELVEKLKGENQEQKQENSRLRSELTRLQTEVTRLRANQNDQSDQIKSRLTAVLAHVDELEGLTR; encoded by the coding sequence ATGGCGGACAAACTGGAACAATTGACGATCAAGTTCGAGAAACTGCTTGAACTGGTGGAGAAGCTGAAAGGCGAGAACCAGGAACAGAAGCAGGAGAACAGTCGACTTCGCTCAGAACTGACAAGACTTCAGACCGAAGTGACGCGATTACGGGCGAATCAGAACGATCAGTCCGACCAGATCAAGAGCCGGCTGACGGCGGTCCTGGCCCATGTAGATGAGCTGGAAGGTCTTACGCGGTAA
- a CDS encoding cell division protein ZapA, which translates to MSDVLAENKVTVKIFGEEYPITGSGDPAHIARVAEFVDTMMREVARVSRSKAKDKVAILTALTLASELLEMRDQLKHLEDDQTSYVDTLMNRLDLALDPVEKPKR; encoded by the coding sequence ATGTCTGACGTATTAGCTGAAAATAAGGTCACAGTCAAAATATTTGGCGAAGAATATCCTATTACAGGTAGCGGCGATCCAGCACATATTGCACGGGTCGCCGAATTCGTTGATACCATGATGAGAGAAGTCGCTCGAGTGAGTCGTTCCAAAGCCAAGGACAAGGTGGCCATTCTGACCGCCCTTACTCTCGCCTCAGAACTCCTTGAAATGCGTGATCAATTGAAGCACCTGGAGGATGACCAGACCAGCTATGTCGACACCTTAATGAACCGCCTTGATCTGGCCCTCGATCCCGTCGAGAAGCCGAAGCGGTAG
- the pheT gene encoding phenylalanine--tRNA ligase subunit beta has protein sequence MQVSYLWLKELTGLDWSAEEMADRLTLCGIANEEIISTARYLDKVVVGEVLEVHPVEGASKIQRTVVNIGREKLQVICGAPNVAVGQKVPVALVGAKMNGGMEIKQAKIRGVESFGMICAEDELGISNDHAGIMVLDPNAPVGVPLKEFLDFDDHILGFELTPNRGDAWSAFGIARDLAALGGVRLRKPEIKLKEVAEKASSVVTVTSEDLVGCPRYAARVIRNVKIGPSPWWIKKKLLTAGIRPISNVVDITNLVMLECGNPLHAFDLDQFGSNEVVVRRAKDKEKFVTLDGQERTLTPQVLMITNGKNPVAVAGVMGGLHSEVTEKTTTLLLEAAHFNAVITRRSRKELGMVTESSARFERGVDPNNIPYAIDRAAMLFQDVCGGEVLSGVVDFYPKRIEPLKISLRPARCSAVMGKKLSSARMKEILTGLEFQTSGDDPIEVTVPTFRSDIGREIDLVEEVARIEGWGNIPDTSKTRGHCIVHRTLRISTKMRSVAC, from the coding sequence ATGCAAGTTTCCTATCTCTGGCTCAAGGAATTGACCGGCCTTGACTGGTCGGCCGAGGAGATGGCGGATCGCCTCACGCTGTGCGGGATCGCCAATGAAGAGATCATCTCCACCGCGCGCTATCTCGACAAAGTAGTGGTGGGTGAGGTACTCGAGGTCCACCCCGTTGAAGGGGCGAGCAAGATCCAGCGGACAGTCGTCAATATCGGCAGAGAGAAGTTGCAGGTGATCTGTGGCGCTCCGAATGTGGCGGTTGGCCAGAAAGTCCCGGTTGCGCTGGTTGGCGCAAAAATGAACGGCGGGATGGAGATCAAGCAGGCGAAGATCCGCGGTGTTGAGTCCTTCGGTATGATCTGCGCCGAGGATGAACTCGGCATCTCCAATGACCATGCCGGGATCATGGTCCTCGATCCGAACGCTCCGGTAGGAGTCCCACTCAAAGAATTTCTCGATTTCGATGACCATATCCTCGGCTTTGAACTGACACCAAACCGCGGTGATGCCTGGTCTGCGTTCGGTATTGCCCGCGATCTCGCGGCGCTCGGCGGAGTGAGACTTCGCAAGCCAGAGATCAAGCTGAAGGAAGTAGCTGAGAAGGCATCTTCGGTGGTCACGGTGACCAGCGAAGATCTGGTCGGCTGCCCTCGCTATGCGGCGCGTGTGATCCGCAATGTCAAGATCGGACCCTCGCCCTGGTGGATCAAAAAGAAACTACTGACGGCCGGTATTCGGCCAATTTCCAATGTGGTTGACATCACCAATCTGGTGATGCTTGAATGTGGCAATCCGCTCCATGCGTTTGATCTCGATCAATTCGGCTCGAACGAAGTGGTTGTTCGTCGCGCCAAAGATAAAGAGAAGTTCGTCACGCTGGATGGACAGGAGCGTACGCTCACGCCTCAAGTCTTGATGATCACCAACGGCAAAAACCCGGTCGCGGTGGCAGGTGTGATGGGTGGCCTTCACTCTGAGGTGACGGAGAAAACAACCACACTTTTGCTGGAAGCTGCGCACTTCAACGCGGTGATAACGCGCCGAAGTCGGAAAGAGCTGGGCATGGTGACCGAATCATCGGCACGGTTTGAGCGTGGAGTTGACCCCAATAACATTCCGTATGCGATCGACCGCGCGGCCATGCTCTTCCAGGATGTCTGCGGCGGAGAAGTGCTCTCCGGTGTTGTTGATTTCTACCCCAAGAGAATCGAGCCGTTGAAGATATCACTTCGCCCCGCGCGCTGCTCTGCAGTGATGGGGAAGAAGCTCTCTTCTGCGCGGATGAAAGAGATCCTGACGGGTCTGGAGTTCCAGACGTCGGGTGACGATCCGATCGAGGTGACTGTCCCGACTTTCCGCTCCGATATCGGCCGTGAGATCGATCTGGTCGAAGAGGTCGCTCGCATCGAGGGCTGGGGGAATATCCCTGATACGTCGAAAACAAGGGGCCACTGTATAGTCCATCGAACCCTGAGGATCTCTACGAAAATGAGATCCGTCGCCTGTTAA
- the pheS gene encoding phenylalanine--tRNA ligase subunit alpha → MLDEVSHIERDAVERIGNADSLDSLRELQVQFLGRKGSLTAVLKSLGALSVDEKKSVGAAANQVRQRIEQLIEEATARLSSSKQASDFDPTLPGTGQYQGTVHIINQTMNDICGIFERMGFQIARGPHVETDHYNFEALNFAPDHPARDEHDTFFVEGGRLLRTHTTPVQARELEKRKNDLPIKLIMPGRTFRHEDISTRAHISFHQVDGFLVDEGVSIADLKGCINAFAHAYFGEDLKLRFRPSYFPFTEPSAEVDVACYLCKGKGCQLCKQTGWLEILGCGMIHPNVLDMAGIDSEKYTGYAFGTGVERPAMLKHGINDIRLFFNSNLRFLRQFS, encoded by the coding sequence ATACTTGACGAGGTCTCTCACATCGAACGTGACGCTGTCGAGCGAATCGGAAATGCCGATTCGCTCGATTCGTTACGGGAACTGCAGGTTCAGTTCCTTGGACGGAAGGGGAGTCTAACTGCCGTCCTGAAATCGCTCGGCGCGTTGTCAGTCGATGAGAAAAAGTCGGTCGGCGCGGCGGCCAATCAGGTCCGCCAGCGGATCGAGCAACTCATTGAAGAAGCGACCGCGCGGCTTTCATCCTCCAAACAAGCCTCTGATTTCGATCCCACACTTCCCGGAACCGGGCAGTATCAGGGGACGGTTCACATCATCAATCAGACGATGAACGACATCTGTGGTATTTTCGAGCGCATGGGTTTCCAGATAGCGCGCGGCCCGCATGTCGAGACCGATCATTACAATTTCGAAGCGCTCAATTTCGCCCCGGACCATCCGGCGCGCGATGAACATGACACCTTCTTCGTTGAAGGCGGGAGACTGCTTCGTACTCACACCACGCCGGTACAGGCTCGTGAACTGGAAAAGCGGAAAAACGATCTCCCGATCAAACTGATCATGCCGGGTCGCACATTCCGCCACGAAGATATCTCGACGCGCGCGCATATCTCATTTCACCAGGTCGATGGATTTCTGGTCGATGAAGGCGTCTCGATCGCCGATCTCAAGGGATGTATCAACGCCTTTGCGCATGCCTATTTCGGCGAAGACCTGAAACTTCGGTTCAGGCCATCCTATTTCCCTTTCACGGAACCATCGGCAGAAGTGGATGTCGCCTGTTATCTCTGTAAAGGTAAGGGATGCCAACTCTGCAAGCAGACCGGCTGGCTTGAGATCCTTGGATGCGGGATGATCCATCCCAATGTGCTCGATATGGCCGGGATCGATTCCGAAAAATATACCGGCTACGCGTTCGGCACCGGAGTCGAGCGACCGGCGATGCTGAAACATGGCATCAATGATATCCGGCTCTTTTTCAACAGCAACCTTCGATTCCTCAGACAGTTCAGTTAA